In one window of Brenneria goodwinii DNA:
- a CDS encoding LacI family DNA-binding transcriptional regulator, which produces MTTMLEVAKRAGVSKATVSRVLSGNGYVSQETKDRVFQAIEESGYRPNLLARSLAAKKTQTLGLVVTNTLYHGVYFSELLFHAARMTEDQGRQLILADGKHSAEEERQAIQHLLDLRCDAIIIYPRFLSVDEMDEIIQNHSQPIMVLNRRLRKNSSHCVYSDHKLSSFTAVAKLIAMGHRDIAFITGSMDSPTGVERLSGYKDALAQQKIAVRDELIVKGKWTPACGSAGVAELLSRNAHFTALVASNDDMAIGAIKQLHDSGIAVPHPVSVIGFDDIAVAPYIIPPLASVRFPVTEMIKETIGRLIFMLDGGEFKYQQTFVGELIPRDSLTHGPHA; this is translated from the coding sequence ATGACCACGATGCTGGAGGTTGCGAAGCGGGCGGGCGTATCGAAGGCGACGGTTTCACGCGTGCTTTCGGGCAACGGCTACGTTAGTCAGGAAACCAAAGACCGCGTGTTTCAGGCCATTGAAGAGAGCGGCTATCGGCCCAATTTGCTGGCCCGGAGCCTGGCGGCTAAAAAGACGCAGACGCTGGGGCTGGTGGTCACCAACACCCTGTATCATGGGGTCTATTTCAGTGAACTGCTGTTTCACGCCGCCCGCATGACGGAAGACCAAGGCCGCCAGTTGATCCTGGCGGATGGTAAACATAGCGCGGAAGAAGAGCGTCAGGCCATTCAGCATCTGCTCGATTTACGCTGCGACGCGATTATTATTTATCCGCGCTTTCTCAGCGTTGATGAAATGGATGAGATTATTCAAAACCATTCTCAGCCGATTATGGTGCTTAATCGCCGGTTGCGGAAAAATAGCAGCCACTGCGTCTACTCCGATCATAAATTATCAAGTTTTACCGCCGTGGCGAAATTAATCGCAATGGGACATCGCGATATCGCGTTTATTACCGGTTCAATGGATTCGCCTACCGGCGTCGAGCGCCTTTCCGGCTATAAAGATGCGCTGGCGCAGCAAAAAATTGCGGTTCGTGATGAATTGATTGTTAAGGGGAAATGGACGCCTGCCTGCGGTTCTGCCGGCGTCGCCGAGTTATTATCCCGTAATGCGCACTTTACCGCGCTGGTTGCCAGCAACGACGATATGGCGATCGGCGCCATTAAACAGTTACACGACAGCGGAATAGCCGTTCCGCACCCGGTATCGGTTATTGGTTTTGATGATATCGCGGTGGCGCCTTACATTATTCCGCCCCTTGCAAGCGTCAGATTTCCGGTGACGGAAATGATTAAAGAAACCATTGGCCGTTTAATTTTTATGCTCGACGGCGGCGAATTTAAATATCAGCAGACCTTTGTTGGCGAACTTATACCACGCGACTCGCTAACGCATGGACCGCACGCCTGA
- the ascF gene encoding PTS cellobiose/arbutin/salicin transporter subunit IIBC, translating into MAKNYAALARSVVTALGGVDNISAVTHCMTRLRFVLKDDAQIDGAALKSISGVLGVVRNENQCQVIIGNTVSYAFREVVSLLPGDMRPAEPAGKQKITLKRIGSGILDALIGTMSPLIPAIIGGSMLKLLAMILEMTGLLDKSSSTLAILTIIGDGAFFFLPLMVAASAAVKFKTNMSLAIAIAGVLVHPSFIDLMAKAAQGEHVEFALIPVTAVKYTYTVIPALVMTWCLSYIERWVDRITPAVTKNFLKPMLIVLIAAPLAILLIGPIGIWIGSAISALVYTIHGYLGWLSVAIMGALWPLLVMTGMHRVFTPTIIQTIAETGKEGMVMPSEIGANLSLGGSSLAVAWKTKNPELRQTALAAAASAIMAGISEPALYGVAVRLKRPLIASLISGFVCGAVAGIAGLASHSMAAPGLFTSVQFFDPANPMTIVWVFGVMALAVVLSFILTLLLGFDDLPVEEDNAKSSAPHTAQPNTIKQASA; encoded by the coding sequence ATGGCAAAGAACTATGCGGCTCTGGCTCGCTCTGTTGTTACCGCGCTGGGCGGCGTTGATAACATCTCTGCGGTGACCCACTGTATGACGCGTCTGCGCTTCGTGCTGAAAGACGATGCGCAAATCGACGGCGCCGCGCTGAAAAGCATCAGCGGCGTGCTCGGCGTGGTGCGCAATGAAAATCAGTGTCAGGTTATCATCGGCAATACGGTCTCCTACGCGTTTCGCGAAGTGGTCAGCCTGCTGCCTGGCGATATGCGGCCGGCCGAGCCAGCCGGCAAACAGAAGATAACGCTGAAGCGCATCGGCTCCGGGATCCTTGACGCGCTGATCGGCACCATGTCGCCGCTGATCCCGGCGATTATCGGCGGATCGATGCTCAAGCTGCTGGCGATGATCCTTGAGATGACCGGTCTGCTGGATAAAAGCTCCTCGACGCTGGCTATTCTCACCATCATCGGCGATGGCGCGTTCTTCTTCCTGCCGCTGATGGTGGCGGCATCGGCGGCGGTAAAATTCAAAACCAATATGTCGCTGGCTATCGCCATTGCGGGCGTGCTGGTTCACCCGAGCTTTATCGACCTAATGGCCAAAGCCGCGCAGGGCGAACACGTTGAGTTCGCGCTGATCCCGGTCACCGCGGTGAAATACACCTACACCGTTATCCCGGCGTTGGTTATGACCTGGTGTCTGTCATATATCGAGCGCTGGGTCGATCGCATCACCCCGGCGGTGACGAAAAACTTCCTTAAACCGATGTTGATCGTGCTGATCGCGGCCCCGCTCGCCATCCTGCTGATTGGCCCGATCGGCATCTGGATCGGCAGCGCCATCTCCGCTCTGGTGTACACCATTCATGGCTATCTCGGTTGGTTGTCCGTCGCCATCATGGGGGCGCTGTGGCCGCTGCTGGTGATGACCGGCATGCACCGCGTATTTACGCCGACCATCATCCAGACCATCGCCGAAACCGGCAAAGAAGGGATGGTGATGCCGTCAGAAATCGGCGCCAATCTGTCGCTCGGCGGTTCTTCACTGGCGGTGGCGTGGAAGACGAAAAACCCGGAACTGCGCCAGACGGCGCTGGCGGCCGCGGCGTCCGCCATTATGGCCGGGATCTCCGAACCTGCGCTCTACGGTGTGGCGGTGCGGCTGAAACGCCCGCTTATCGCCAGCCTGATCAGCGGGTTTGTCTGCGGCGCCGTTGCGGGTATCGCCGGTCTTGCCAGCCATTCGATGGCGGCGCCAGGCCTGTTTACCAGCGTGCAGTTCTTTGATCCGGCCAATCCTATGACCATTGTGTGGGTCTTTGGGGTAATGGCGCTGGCGGTGGTGCTGTCGTTTATCCTGACCCTGCTGCTCGGTTTTGACGATCTTCCCGTGGAGGAAGATAACGCGAAAAGCAGCGCGCCCCACACCGCGCAACCGAATACCATTAAACAAGCAAGCGCCTGA
- a CDS encoding 6-phospho-beta-glucosidase has translation MSAFPQGFLWGGALAANQSEGAWREGGKGPATVDMIPHGANRLPVKLGLEKRFTLRDDEFYPSHQAIDFYHRYKEDIALMAEMGFTVFRTSIAWSRIYPNGDEPTPNEQGIAFYRAVFEECRKHRIEPLVTLCHFDVPMHLVTEYGSWRNRQMVDFFTRYARTCFEAFDGLVKYWLTFNEINIMLHSPFSGAGLVFDEGENQEQVKYQAAHHELIASALATQIAHQVNPHNQVGCMLAGGNFYPYSCKPEDVWTALEKDRENLFFIDVQARGAYPAYSARVFREKGISIEKMPGDDEILRNTVDFVSFSYYASRCASAEMNAHNTSAANIVKSLRNPHIAVSEWGWGIDPLGLRITMNMMYDRYQKPLFLVENGLGANDEINADGEIIDDYRISYLREHIRAMGEAIEDGIPLLGYTSWGCIDLVSASTGEMSKRYGFVYVDRDDAGNGTLARKRKKSFWWYKKVIASNGADLD, from the coding sequence ATGTCTGCATTTCCGCAAGGATTTTTATGGGGTGGAGCCCTGGCCGCCAACCAGTCCGAAGGGGCTTGGCGCGAGGGAGGGAAAGGTCCGGCAACGGTGGATATGATCCCGCACGGCGCAAACCGTCTGCCGGTAAAACTGGGGCTGGAGAAGCGCTTTACGCTGCGCGACGATGAATTTTATCCAAGCCATCAGGCGATCGATTTTTATCATCGCTACAAAGAGGATATCGCGCTGATGGCGGAAATGGGCTTCACGGTATTCCGTACCTCCATCGCCTGGAGCCGGATCTACCCGAACGGCGATGAACCGACGCCCAACGAACAGGGTATCGCCTTTTATCGCGCAGTGTTCGAAGAGTGCCGGAAACACCGTATCGAACCGCTGGTGACGCTGTGCCATTTTGACGTGCCGATGCATCTGGTCACTGAGTATGGCTCCTGGCGTAATCGCCAAATGGTGGATTTTTTCACCCGCTACGCGCGTACCTGTTTTGAAGCGTTTGACGGGCTGGTGAAATACTGGCTTACCTTCAATGAGATCAACATCATGCTGCACAGTCCGTTCTCCGGGGCGGGGCTGGTGTTTGACGAAGGGGAAAATCAGGAGCAGGTGAAATACCAGGCCGCGCATCATGAGCTGATCGCCAGCGCGTTGGCCACCCAAATCGCCCATCAGGTGAACCCGCACAACCAGGTCGGTTGCATGCTGGCCGGCGGCAACTTCTATCCATACTCCTGCAAGCCGGAAGATGTGTGGACGGCGCTGGAAAAGGACCGCGAAAACCTGTTCTTTATTGATGTGCAGGCGCGCGGCGCTTATCCGGCCTATTCCGCCCGCGTGTTCCGCGAAAAAGGCATCAGCATTGAGAAGATGCCGGGGGATGATGAGATCCTGAGAAACACCGTCGATTTCGTCTCGTTCAGCTATTATGCCTCACGCTGCGCATCGGCTGAGATGAACGCTCACAATACCAGCGCGGCGAATATCGTTAAGTCGCTGCGTAATCCGCACATTGCGGTGAGCGAATGGGGGTGGGGCATCGACCCTCTGGGGCTGCGCATCACCATGAACATGATGTATGACCGCTACCAGAAGCCGCTGTTTTTAGTCGAAAACGGCCTTGGCGCGAATGATGAAATCAACGCTGACGGCGAGATTATCGATGATTACCGTATCAGCTATCTGCGTGAACATATTCGCGCAATGGGCGAGGCCATAGAAGATGGTATTCCGCTGCTGGGTTATACCTCCTGGGGTTGCATCGATCTGGTTTCCGCGTCCACCGGCGAAATGAGCAAACGCTACGGCTTTGTCTATGTTGACCGTGATGATGCCGGCAACGGCACGCTGGCGCGTAAACGTAAGAAGTCGTTCTGGTGGTATAAGAAGGTGATTGCCAGCAACGGGGCGGACCTGGATTAA
- a CDS encoding MFS transporter: protein MANSSATRNTCASGIASPSTARMWAAAWMVTAVFMLSNSPTPLYVHWQEQLGFSSGMLTVIFALYIAGLLGTLLVAGQLSDHYGRKPILLPGLIAALLSCGLFAYATSIGMLAVGRLLTGVAVGVIVSAGMAAVVDASAVEHRRRAALIASIAMVLGAGLGPLLAGGLGQILAQPVQPIFAVEALILLSALVVVLRLPVRHTPAARPLRLRLPHVPAANRRHVLCGIATFGPGITATSFVLSLGPSLLIRLLDVRSPLLIGGMACAMFFTAVGAQFALRQWPVTRIFAASAIVTILSMATLALTIHFSLVSALIASALFAGAGQGLGQLGGLTLIGLHVPDSHRAQSNAVLSIGGYLPAALLPVATGYLIDAVGLASGATLFAIVLAVIALAGGLWATRQTAGIGD from the coding sequence ATGGCAAACTCTTCCGCAACCAGAAATACCTGCGCATCCGGCATCGCTTCTCCGTCTACGGCACGCATGTGGGCGGCCGCCTGGATGGTCACGGCGGTGTTCATGCTGTCGAACTCGCCCACCCCGCTCTACGTCCATTGGCAGGAGCAACTGGGCTTTTCTTCCGGCATGCTGACCGTCATCTTCGCGCTCTACATCGCCGGACTGCTAGGTACGCTATTGGTGGCGGGACAACTGTCGGACCATTATGGACGTAAGCCAATACTCCTGCCAGGCCTGATCGCCGCACTGCTCTCATGCGGTCTGTTCGCCTACGCCACGTCTATCGGCATGCTCGCCGTGGGCAGGCTGCTGACGGGCGTCGCGGTGGGTGTGATCGTCTCGGCCGGCATGGCGGCGGTCGTTGATGCCAGCGCCGTCGAGCACAGGCGCCGGGCGGCGTTGATCGCCTCCATCGCGATGGTGCTGGGCGCGGGGCTGGGCCCGCTATTGGCGGGCGGGTTAGGCCAGATCCTAGCGCAGCCTGTACAGCCGATTTTCGCCGTCGAGGCATTGATTCTGCTAAGCGCATTGGTCGTCGTCTTGCGCCTTCCGGTACGCCATACGCCGGCGGCGCGTCCCCTGCGCCTGCGGCTGCCGCACGTGCCGGCCGCCAACAGGCGTCATGTGCTATGCGGTATCGCCACCTTCGGGCCAGGGATCACCGCGACGTCATTCGTGCTGTCGTTAGGCCCCTCGCTGCTGATACGCCTGCTTGACGTACGCAGCCCTTTACTCATCGGCGGCATGGCCTGCGCCATGTTTTTCACCGCGGTCGGCGCACAGTTTGCGCTGCGACAATGGCCGGTCACACGTATTTTCGCGGCCAGCGCGATAGTGACGATTCTCTCAATGGCCACTCTGGCGCTGACCATTCACTTTTCGCTGGTTTCGGCGCTTATCGCTTCCGCGTTGTTCGCCGGCGCGGGACAGGGGCTCGGCCAACTGGGCGGACTGACGCTGATTGGCTTACACGTACCGGATAGCCATCGGGCACAGTCAAATGCCGTACTCAGCATCGGCGGCTATCTTCCGGCGGCGCTGCTGCCGGTAGCGACCGGCTATCTGATCGATGCCGTGGGGTTGGCATCGGGCGCAACGCTGTTCGCGATAGTATTGGCCGTTATCGCCCTGGCCGGAGGCCTCTGGGCCACGCGGCAAACCGCCGGGATCGGCGATTGA
- a CDS encoding ArsR/SmtB family transcription factor, whose translation MKTKPDYTLLEKNSVTPAGLPPPLEEPSVENLRLETIMGALADPLRMTIVYKLMRDSDAYDHPCGWFGFDRPKSSLTHHFKALREAGVIRQRQYGLERRSRLRREDLDARFPGLLALVENWQPPTD comes from the coding sequence ATGAAAACGAAACCCGATTACACCTTGCTTGAGAAGAATTCCGTTACGCCCGCCGGCCTTCCTCCGCCGTTGGAGGAGCCGTCGGTAGAGAACCTTCGGCTGGAAACCATTATGGGGGCGCTGGCCGATCCGCTGCGGATGACCATTGTGTATAAACTGATGCGGGATTCAGATGCCTATGACCACCCTTGCGGCTGGTTCGGTTTTGATCGGCCCAAGTCGTCGCTGACGCATCATTTTAAGGCGCTGAGAGAAGCGGGCGTGATTCGCCAACGGCAATATGGTCTTGAGCGACGCAGCCGTCTGCGCCGTGAAGATCTGGATGCGCGTTTCCCTGGGTTATTGGCGCTGGTGGAAAACTGGCAGCCGCCTACGGATTAA
- a CDS encoding FAD-dependent oxidoreductase, with protein sequence MFKKLFQPEKINQCIIPNRLVVPAMVTDLCNVDGTATDRYIAYHEEKAKGGWGLIITENYAVNEHGMGCEHIGGLWRDEQIPGHKKLTDTIHQYDSKIFAQIYHAGRQTSHLVNGGVQPVAPSAIPCPALQEMPKELTEVEIQQLVKDFGDCALRVKKAGFDGVEIHAGHGYLIAEFLSPYANKRTDKYGGSLDGRIQFLKEIYQTVRLAVGDDYPVTIRISADEGFVGGRDISETRVLAQIFEDWGVDALHITMGVYGEHSKSCTVPPMYVGHAWAVSFCEELKKMVNIPIIAVNRINDPRMADNVLAMGKADFIAMGRGSLADPYLPKKAQEGDTASIRYCLGCMQGCLASLPLGVPFTCLVNPSLGREAEVDYSKVNDPKRVYIAGGGPAGLEAARIAAVRGHQVTLFEKNGHLGGQFRSAAFPPGKGELATYTAWLVRELDKLKVDIRLNTELTKALVEKDHPDTVIIATGGTPSVPPIKGIKQSHVVLAEDVLLGNVTTGKRVVIAGGGEVGGETAAHLAMQQKEVTIVEMRDRVLQELDGVSKRYLMAILDEYDVKQYLNTKLCEIRENQVDLENAEGHFSVDADTVVIALGYRPVNNLVGQLDGIVDNTIVIGGAVKTSNALVAAREGFDAGMSIA encoded by the coding sequence ATGTTTAAAAAATTGTTTCAACCCGAAAAGATTAACCAATGTATTATTCCAAATCGACTCGTTGTTCCGGCAATGGTCACTGACCTTTGCAACGTAGACGGCACCGCGACCGATCGTTACATCGCCTATCATGAAGAGAAAGCAAAAGGCGGATGGGGACTGATTATCACAGAGAATTATGCGGTGAATGAACACGGCATGGGATGTGAGCACATCGGCGGTCTTTGGCGAGATGAACAAATCCCCGGCCATAAGAAATTAACCGATACCATTCATCAATACGATAGCAAGATTTTCGCACAGATTTATCACGCTGGCCGTCAGACTTCCCATTTAGTTAATGGTGGTGTGCAGCCCGTTGCGCCTTCGGCCATTCCCTGCCCGGCATTGCAGGAAATGCCCAAAGAGTTAACGGAAGTTGAAATTCAGCAGTTGGTAAAAGATTTTGGCGATTGCGCCCTGCGGGTAAAAAAGGCCGGTTTTGACGGCGTGGAAATTCATGCCGGTCACGGTTATTTAATTGCGGAATTCTTATCGCCTTATGCGAATAAAAGAACGGATAAATATGGCGGTAGCCTGGATGGCCGAATTCAGTTTTTAAAAGAAATCTATCAGACGGTGCGTCTGGCGGTTGGCGATGATTATCCCGTCACGATTCGTATTTCCGCCGACGAAGGTTTTGTCGGCGGTCGCGATATTTCTGAAACCCGCGTACTGGCGCAAATCTTCGAAGATTGGGGCGTTGATGCCCTGCACATCACCATGGGCGTGTACGGCGAGCACAGTAAATCCTGTACCGTACCGCCGATGTATGTCGGCCACGCCTGGGCGGTCTCTTTCTGCGAAGAGCTGAAAAAGATGGTCAATATTCCGATTATCGCCGTTAACCGAATCAACGATCCGCGCATGGCGGATAACGTTCTGGCCATGGGTAAAGCCGACTTTATCGCCATGGGCCGCGGCTCGCTGGCCGATCCGTACCTGCCTAAAAAAGCCCAAGAAGGGGATACGGCATCCATCCGTTATTGCCTGGGTTGTATGCAGGGCTGTCTTGCCAGCCTGCCGCTTGGCGTGCCGTTCACCTGCCTGGTGAACCCTTCCCTTGGCCGCGAAGCCGAAGTGGACTACAGCAAGGTTAACGATCCTAAACGCGTTTACATCGCAGGCGGCGGCCCGGCCGGGCTGGAAGCCGCGCGCATAGCGGCGGTGCGCGGTCACCAGGTTACGCTGTTTGAAAAAAACGGCCATCTGGGCGGGCAGTTCCGTTCCGCCGCATTTCCGCCGGGTAAAGGCGAACTGGCGACCTATACCGCCTGGCTAGTGCGCGAGTTAGACAAACTGAAAGTCGATATTCGTTTAAATACCGAACTGACGAAAGCGCTGGTTGAAAAAGACCATCCGGATACCGTCATTATCGCGACCGGCGGGACGCCGTCCGTTCCGCCGATCAAGGGGATCAAACAGTCTCATGTGGTGTTGGCAGAGGATGTTTTGCTGGGCAACGTGACAACCGGCAAGCGCGTGGTGATTGCCGGCGGCGGCGAAGTGGGCGGCGAAACCGCGGCGCACCTGGCTATGCAGCAAAAAGAGGTCACCATCGTTGAAATGCGCGATCGGGTGCTGCAAGAGCTGGATGGCGTCAGCAAACGCTATCTGATGGCCATACTGGACGAGTATGACGTTAAACAGTATCTCAACACCAAGCTGTGCGAAATCCGCGAGAATCAGGTCGATCTGGAAAATGCGGAAGGTCATTTCTCCGTGGATGCCGA